CGGCTCTACGATCCAAATCGGAAGCCCGGTCCGATCCTCGAAGTGGGGTGTTGGGCCCATGCCCGGCGCAAGTTCTTTGAACTAGCCGACCTCCGACGAGCCCCGATGGCCGCTGCGACCGTAAATGCGATCGACGCCGTCTTCGAGATCGAGGGCGAGATCAACGGCCGGCCGCCCGACGAACGCCTCGCCATCCGACGAGAGCGCAGTCGTCCCCTGGTCATCGACTTGGAGACCCGGCTGCGCGCCGACCGAGCCCAGCTCTCGCCGAAGAACGATACCGCCCGGGCCATCGACTACATGCTGAAGCGCTGGCCGGCCTTCACGCGCTTCCTCGACGACGGACGCCTCTGCCTGTCGAACAACGCCGCCGAACGGGCGGTCCGCGGCATCGCGATCGGCCGCAAGAACTGGACGTTCGCCGGCTCCGATGCCGGCGGTCGCCGCGCCGCCGCCATGTACACCCTGATCGAAACCGCCAAGCTCAACGACATCGACCCAAGAGCGTGGCTCGCCGACGTCCTCGCCCGGTTGCCCGGACATCCCGCACGGGCGATCAACGACCTGCTGCCCTGGAACTGGAAGGCCGCAGCTCAGCAGAAGAATGCTGCCTGAGCGACACTCGCGCGAGCGCATATCCCGCGGGCTTCACCGGATGCTTACCCACCAGCCGACGATCCGCCTGGCGAAGACGTCGATGACGAAGGCCACGTAGATTATGCCTGCCCAGGTGCTGACGTAGGTGAAGTCGGAAACCCAGAGCTTGTTGGGCGCCGGGGCATTGAACTGGCGGTTGACCAGATCGAACGGGCAATCTGCCGCGGCGTGGTCCTCCTAATCGCCTTGCCGCGCACCACGCCTTCGAGACCGAGACGCGCCATCAGCCGGGCTATCCGGTCGCGGCCGACCTGCCTTCGCGGTTGAGCTGGAGCCAGACCTTCCGTGTGCCGTAGACGCCGAAGTTCTTGGCATGCACTCGGACGATCTCCGTCCACAGCCGCTTTGGCCGGGCCCGCGGCGGGAGAGCCTGGCATCGGGATCGGTCGTCGAGGCATGCGTCTGGTTGGAACGCCTCTCATCGCGGAAGTCGACCTCCGCGCTTCGGCCGCCAGGCGCCGGCGAATCGCCCGATCCCCCGGGGTTTCATGGGGCTTGAAGCTCTTCATCGACGCCCAGGCTTCGATCAGCTTGCCGTCCACGCTGAAGTGGTCGCCGGACAGAAGTCGCTTCACGCGCGGCTGGGCGAGCAGCGCCGACAAGAAGCGCGCGGCGACGTCGCCTTCCCAGCAGGCGGTCCCGGCTCTTGGAGAAGGTCGAGTGGTCCCAGACGGGATCGTCGACGCCGAGCCCGACGAACCAGCGGAACAGGAGGTCGAAGTCCAGCCCCTCCATCAACTGGCGCTCAGAGCGGATCGAGTAGAAGGCCTGCACGAGCATAGCCCGGAGCAGCCGCTCCGGCGAGATCGAGGGACGCCCCGTCCCCGAGTAGAGCGACGAGAAATCAGCCTGCAACCCCGCAAGCGCCTCGTTCGCCAAGAGCCGGATCGCCCGAAGCGGATGATCGGGCCGCACGCGCGCATCGAGGTCCACGTAGCTGAACAGCGCTCCCGTCTGCTCGTCCGATCCCCGCACCGCAGTCCCTCCCGCGCCGACAGACGAGTGAATCACGGCGAGGTCGGGTGAGCGAGTGACTTCTTCAACAAGCTGCGCGACGTCGGAACATGGCAGAGTTCAACGCTGATCGCGGCCATAGCATTTTGCACACCGACTGGCGAGGTAGAGCAGATGTCGTTCAGCGAACTTGCACTAGTTTACGCAGCCAACCGGTACAATAGAATGCGGAGCCGGGGAAGCAGCCGAGAGCCGAGTGGGGTAGACCCGAATTAAGCCCTCGTTGTAAACGACGATCGCGTGATCTTCCTTAAATCCACAGTTCGGGGGAGTGTAGGAAATGAGAGATGAACACAGTCTGGAGCGGTGGAATAGCTACAGTGAAGCACATGACGCAGTACTGAACGTCCTACGCGAACTCTTGAGCGGGTTTCAAGCTCGCCTTAAAGGCGGCTTCAATTATAGGTTCGTCAGCCAAGCTCAAGCGGCACCTTTCGAGCGCGCGCATTACCATTGGGTCAAATCAGGTGGGATCGGTGCACCACCCGCTTTCGATGTGAGTCATTTTCGGGCCGCGGTTTACAACCAAGCCGCAGCCGCCAGACAGCTTGAGGCTTTTGTGCATGCTCAGTGCGTCATTGCTTGTGAACTCTGCCAAGCAGGCATTCGAGGATTTGAGGCTGAAGAAGTTGCGGTTCCATATAGTATGTTGCGTAGTCTGGTAGAGCGTACGGCTCATGTCGCGTGGCTCGCAGACGCATTGAAGCCGCTTGCGAAAGCAACGCTAGCATCGGATGGGTCCAGCACGCCGCTTATAGAAAGTGCGAACACCATCAGCAAGGCATTATATGGAACGAAAATGGATTGGAACAAACTTCGTGACGTCAATCTACGCAGTGCCAGCAAAGATGAGATTGCGTACATTAGAACTGAACTAACCATGGACGTCTCGGCGCGCAATGTTCTTAGTTCGATCGATAAATTAAATAAGCAAGCTCCAGGAATACGAATTGCATACGAAATTCTGTGTGAATTTCTTCACCCAAACGTCGGAGATCTCTATTCCGCTACGCGTAAAGCGCATGATTTCAAGGATGCTTATGGAACTAGACATTTAGTACGTGAAATAAGCCTAGGTCCAAAGGACATTTCAGGCGCACCTGATCTTTCGCGAATTTTGGTAAAAACTCTTGAGATTTGCTGTGATGCGTTGAGAGTGTATCCGCTAGCCCTCACTGATCTGTTCGTAACATGCGATGCGGCAGACAAGCTTGCGAAAAAGTTCGCGCACCGCGTCAGAAAATACAATCGAGGTTGTTTCAAGAAGAACGATCTATGTCCTTGTCTCTCTGGTCTTCGGATTCGCGACTGTCGGTGAGTGGGGGTAACCTTGGAATCCGGCGGCTGCACCTGCGAGAATGGCAAGCCGTACCGCTGGACGGAGGTGTTGTACCAAGGGCCGTTGTTATTGAACGATGTGAGCCCAGTGGCGCATTCCGATCGATGTGATCACCCGATGTGATCACCTCTGGTAGGGCAGATAGCTTGAGCAGGATTAGTGTCATGTTCTTCGGAACCCTGAGTTTGTCGGCCCTGTGCCAGCCAGCGCGATCGAGGAGCAGAACGGCTTGGGCGCCCCGGCGATGGTGCGGCCGAGGCCGATCTTGTCGAGATGGGCCTGCATCGCTTCGGTGTCGGCGAAGGGAATGGCGAGTGCCGCCCCGACACCGCGTGCCGGGCAGATGGCGCCAAACAGGCTATCGGCCGGCTGGCCAGGTCGGGTTCCGCGCTTGGCCTAGTGGCCAACGACCCCGTTCTTTTCTTTCCGATCCGAGCCTCGACCTGGAACCAGAACTCATACCAACCTCATGAACTCGTGACTCTGGGGTTTCCCAAATCGGCGCGAAGCAGATTCCCTCGCCCTGTTGGAGGGCGCGGGCATGCGAGGCGGATTGCCGATCTGGACGGACATCAAGATCGAGACGTTGCGTCGTCACGCTCGACTGGCGGTTGTGTCGTGTTGCAGCTCGGCTATTGGCGATCGCGAACGCTCTCTCGGGGATGAGCCGGAAGGCGTCTGCCGAGGCGGCCGGGATGGACCGGCAGATGCTGCGGGACTGGGTGATCCGGTTCAACGCGGAGGGGATCGCCGGCCTCGCGGACCGGCACCGCTCCGGGCGCCCGCCCTGGCTGGACGAAGGCGAGCAAGCGGTCCTGAAGGCAATGATCCTGCGCGGGCCGGACCGGGAAGGGACGGTGTCTCGGCTTGGCGGGCGGTCGACATCTGCCGGCTCGTCAGGGAACGCTTCGGCGTCGAGTACTCCGAGAACGGCATGCTGAGGCTCATGAGGGTTCTCGGCCTTTCTCGCCAGAAGACCCGACCGAAGCATCCCCAGGGTGACGCGGCTGAAGTGCTCCCCGTTTCGACCGGACACGGGCTTCAGCCGGAGGACCTAGGCGCAGTCCTAGGCTTACGCCTATGTCCGAGACCTTTTCGAAGGTGGAAGTGATTACCGGAGTTGCCCGTCGTCCGCGCTTCACGACCGAGCAGAAGCTCGCCATTGTGTCCGAGACGATGCAGCCCAGGGCTCACTTCTGTCGGCCATAAATAATCGGGGCGTCGACCCGGTTACGCCTCCGGTGAGGTCCGATTTGCCCAGGGCGTCTGAGTGCTGCGTTACCTAAGCAGTCACCTAGAA
This sequence is a window from Prosthecomicrobium sp. N25. Protein-coding genes within it:
- the tnpC gene encoding IS66 family transposase encodes the protein RLYDPNRKPGPILEVGCWAHARRKFFELADLRRAPMAAATVNAIDAVFEIEGEINGRPPDERLAIRRERSRPLVIDLETRLRADRAQLSPKNDTARAIDYMLKRWPAFTRFLDDGRLCLSNNAAERAVRGIAIGRKNWTFAGSDAGGRRAAAMYTLIETAKLNDIDPRAWLADVLARLPGHPARAINDLLPWNWKAAAQQKNAA
- a CDS encoding helix-turn-helix domain-containing protein, with product MAGRRRASGPEGNDPARAGPGRDGVSAWRAVDICRLVRERFGVEYSENGMLRLMRVLGLSRQKTRPKHPQGDAAEVLPVSTGHGLQPEDLGAVLGLRLCPRPFRRWK